In Salmo salar chromosome ssa14, Ssal_v3.1, whole genome shotgun sequence, the sequence aaatgtgcatgtgtctgctcaaacggtcagaaacagactccatgagggtggtatgagggcccgacgtccacaggtgggggttgtgcttacagcccagcaccatgcaggacgtttggcatttgccagagaacaccaagattggcaaattcgccactggcgccctgtgctcttcacagatgaaagcaggttcacactgagcacgtgacagacgtgacagagtctggagacgccgtggagaacgttctgctgcctgcaacatcctccagcatgaccggtttggcggtggcatttctttgggggggccgcacagccctccatgtgctcgccagaggtagcctgactgccattaggtaccgagatgagatcctcagaccccttgtgagaccatatgcgggtgcggttggccctgggttcctcctaatgcaagacaatgctagacctcatgtggctggagtgtgtcagcagttcctgcaagaggaaggcgttgatgctatggactggcccgcccgttccccagacctgaatccaattgaccacatctgggacatcgtgtctcgctccatccaccaacgccacgttgcaccagactgtccaggagttggcggatgctttagtccaggtctgggaggagatccctcaggagaccatccgccacctcatcaggagcatgcccaggcgttgtagggaggtcatacaggcacgtggaggccacacacactactgagcctcagtttgacttgttttaaggacattatatcaaagttggatcagcctgttgtgtggttttccactttaattttaagtgtgactccaaatccagacctccatgggttgaaattggatttccattgattatttgtgtgattttgttgtcagcacattcaactatgtaaagaaaaaagtatttaataagattatttatttcattcagatctaggatgtgttgtttaagtgttccctttatttttttgagcagtatactttaaTCTACTTTAGGTGGGGAGGCAGGCTAGAGAACTAGACTGAGGGCACCCTACCTTAGCAATAGTAGAGGAAACAGGGGTTGTCACCAGTGGGTATGACTATACTGTGCAGTTTGAGCATGTAACCATTTCTGAGTTTTGAAATGGAGTGACAATGCGTCGCGTGTGTCTGGGCAGCAGATCGCTCAGTGCAACAAATAGAAAAAAAACCAGCATGTTATTTCCATAAGGAAGAGAAGAATAAGAACATGAATGGATACTCACTTCTTCATGCCCATGAGAATATACATGCTCTTTGGGAGCAGAAGGTAGACCTGGTCAGTTAAAATGGCCTCAATGATCTTCTTTGCTACATAGTCTGGATCCAGGACAGGCACCAAGAGAGGCCACCTGCGGAGTCAAtaaggtggtaggtagcctagtggttagagcattggggcagtaaccgaaaggttgctggatcaaaatacccgagctgacaaggtaaaaatctgtctttctgccccggAACTGTTCccgggtaggccgtcactgtaaatatgaaatgttcttaactgacttgcctagttaaataaaataaataaatatatataaataaatataaataaatatatataaataaatatatatatatatatataaatatatataaatataaataaatatatataaataaatatatataaataaatataaataaatatatataaaaataaatatatataaataaataaatatatataaatatatatatatatatataaataaatatatataaataaataaaataaatatatatatatataaataaatataaaaaaatatataaataaataaatatatataaataaatatatatatataaataaatatatatatataaataaaatatatataaataaataatatataaataaaatatatataaataaatatataaataaatatataaataaatatataaataaatatataaataaatatataaataaaatatatatataaataaatatatataaataaatatataaataaaaatataaatatataatatatatataaataaatatataaataaaaatataaatatatatatatatataaataaatatatatatataaataaatatatatagaaaAAATAACTGGCAACggggattttttttaatttaaagttcaataccccataatataaACCACTATCAGTCCACAACTGAAAAGTGTATATACATATGCAATGTAACCCTTGACCTTCATAGTGTGTGTATTGTGACAATAAGGAATAAAATGACAACTTTCAATGAAATCCTGTATAGCACCTATTATGGCTGATAACTCACTTAGAACTGCAGCCATCGAACATGCCAGTGTTCATGAAGTGTGGACACACAATGGTAGTCTTGACGCCATCCTTCCCCGCTGCCAGCAGATCCAGAGCCACAGACTCAGCAAAGCCAATAGCAGCAAACTTGCTGGCACAGTAATCTATCAGGAGAGAAACACGTGTATTGGCATACAGTAGAGCAGGTTAAACAAAggtctcaaatcaaattgaattcgtcacatgcttcgtaagcaggtgtggactaacagtgaaatgtttacttacaggcccttcccaacaatcagagaaagaaaatagagaaataatagaagtGTAAAACACTCCAACATAGAGGATATATAAAACAGGTCTCCACATCAAGATAATGTAAACTAAATTACATTGTTCTTGAACCATTTTCTGTAACCAAGTCAGTCTGTGGAAAAGACCCTTCAGCTACAGTATATGAACAAGTTAAAAATGACATTGTCACCCATTCAAGGTCGATTGATAACATCTCTATGGTAGGTCTCTTGATTGCATTATGCTCTACCCAGAGTTTAAGACAAAGGCAATGTTCTGCACCATGGTTAAGGGGTGTGTAGGCTTTTGTTATTGCCCCGCCCCAACCCACCTGATTTAGCCAGTCATTAAACAATGATTAGCTTTCAGGTGTCTTGGTGCTGACTGGAACAAAAGCCTACACACCGTTGCTCTCCAGGTCCAGTATTGAGGAACATTGGAATATAGCCATGCACACATGCATAGTGGGTGATTTACCTGCTAGTCCATTGACACCAATCATACCCGCTGTGCTAGCAACACTGACCAGGTGACCATGGTTGTTGGCAGTCATCGCTGGGAGGAAGGCTTTATAAGTCTACAGAAATAAATCAAGGGGAGAACTTGTACAATGAAATATGAATTTCAGTTTGTTACAGATCTGTTAATTTGAGGGGATGTGGGTGGAATTGCTACTACAAAGGACATAGGCCTACAATGAGGTTAGCTCACCCAAAAGTGTGCCATGGTGTTTACTTCAAGGGTTTTCTCAATGAGGGAGTCTGGCGCATCCATGAAATTCTTGCCTGTGACGATGCCAGCGTTGTTTATGAGAATGCTCACATCCCCCACTTCTCTCTTGACCTGaacaaaaacatgtttaaaacatTTGTTAACGTTCAGCACACCCAGTACTTCACTTTGTTGGATTTTTATTAACAGATACATGTTTTTGCTTCCTATATCCTGGCAGCCCATTGTTGTGGTAAGGAGGATCTTATGTGACATTGCTTTGTACTAACAAGTTAAACAGGAAAGGATCCTTATGCGTGACAGGTTAAAACCAGTTTTGAGAAATTAACTGAATAGCTTGTAAGGACTTTCATGTGGCTTTCCCTTCCCGCTCAGCGAAAATGGACGTTTACTAAACAGCAACTCCACCTCGCTTTAGGAGGGGTTGGTGATCCTCTATTTCAAATAGTTACTCACATAAGGCAAAGCCTGCAATTACAGGTTAATGGATGCTTGATAGACCACAATGCAAGGTGATAATTACTCACAAAGGGCTAGTATCCGTGCAGACTTTTTTTCTTTTCAGCAGCAACACCAATTCAACTAAGTAGTCTTGATTAAAGACTAGTTGATTAGAATCAGGTGGTTTACCTGGTCAGCCACTCTGTAGACTTTAGCCTTGTCACCGCAGTCACACAGGTAGCAGTGGACCCTAGTTGTCCCTTTCTCCTTCACTAGTCTTGCAGTCTCCTTCATGCCCTCCTGGTTGACATCCCACAGAACCAGAGAGACGCCAAGGGGGGCAAACCTCTCTGCCATGAGCCGGCCAATGCCACTGCCCGCCCCGGTGATCAGGACGATTTCCCCGGTGATATTTTTCTTCTTAAATGGGATGAACAGTCTGACAAATGCCTCTATGTTGTAATACATTGACATTACAATCAACTGAAGGGTTTCCAGGAGAAAATTCATTTTGTTGACCCCTGGAAAAGACAGTTGGCACAATTTAAAGTTCACTTGTTTGTATATTGgtttaattgttgcatgttgggttATTTTCGTTGATATCCTAACAAACAATAGGCCTAGCGAATAGATAGTTGCAGATGAGCACTTTATAGCCTACCATAAACATTGAAGTTTAGCGTTCTGTTTTCGAAGTTGGCAAATGTATTCCTAACAACAACAATCTTTAAAAGGACATTTTAACCGATAAAGACTACTCAAAATCACGCCGCAAACTCGAACCAATTTTTTATTCGGTGATGTAAATAAACATCCATGCTACACCGAATGATAGTACAGTACGAATAAAAAGTCAACCTAATTTCAGTGTTACGTATAAAATTGTAACCGACGCAAACTTACCTCAATAGAACATCAGCTTCAACCTTCTCCTACTTTTCCCTTCTGCAAATCACGGAGGCTAGTCCTGTTCCATTGATTTGTGCTGGAGCATGGCTAATAATTAATGTCACATGACACCCAACCAAAACTCGAGCCCCAGCCCGGAACGCCCTGCTGGATATTCCAGTTTGACCAGCTCAAACGGGAGGACAAACGCTACACCCATGGGCGTACATTTCTTAGTATGTAGCGAACGATAGATAGAGCAGTAGAAGAATTCTGTTTGAGTCATTAAACAAAAATTAAAACAGTTTGTTAAATCACTCAGGTATAATATGAACGCACATAAAacatggtaaaatgtgtagaattgcaggaatcaATAAAGCATTCTCCGCTCCCAAGTTTCGGTAAAAAgctaagggatggggctggagaaatgcagCTACTCTCAAACTCTTAGATAGAGCTATAGATgctaggactgaccatccatgatatcaaaaatgatcgttttaaccatgttttgaggctatatagtgtttgtttacatttattttgtttgcaagcaaaggagtaaaacaagcttattttGGGGTTCAAATAGAGTACGACAGTTGAAGAACTAGGACATGGATATATTCgttaagaatcaatgggtacatatcattcaatTATAAGTCCAAAGATAGATGTAGCAACTCCAGATTTACCCTTTAAAACGGCAAAATAAAATGTGTATGTCTCTGAGTCCAGTATGAAGGACTTTAGATGTAGTTTCACGACCCAATGCTAACTAGCCAATGACTGGtagtctacaggaacagtttgCATGACAGCTGTTCCTGTCCATCCGACTGTGGGGAAGTAGGTAAAtgacttcattgccaaaatctcaaATTAATATGGACGAAATTACAGTCATTGGAGCTAATTCTTAGGTGGGCAGTCTGTGGTAATTTTCAAGATGGAAAAACTGTTTCATTGTTAACTTAAACAGCCAAAACCAGATAGAAAGCATGCAGAAAAGATATTTaacaatatacatttttttaataccatctttgagaactaacaatcaaataaaagctagacagtcagggagaatcaaaAATTTCAAATACCGGGCATTCAGGGCATATGCCAATTGATTTTGCTATAATGTTTGAGCAGAGGAACACACCATTAACAatagcaaaatgcatagaattgctgTAAATTAGCTTAGAAACAGCTAAGTAATCTTTAAAGTCAATGGGAAAAATGTGTATAACTGCAGAAAATTTGTTTCACAACAGCAAAATGTTCTCTATGCCGCCAAGTTACTGTACCCTTTAGATAATGTTACAGTTTTCACTTCCTCTTCCAATGAACTGTGGGGAGGTCAAAATAACGAAACTGTCTACCAAATCTAttaattttaaaatgttgattacttctacTTTCCACTATTATTCACCTGATAAGACAAGACGTGATTACTATTATGTTTGCTAAAATATGATGGTGGTTCCTGGGTCGCTGGTTTGCCTGGGCGGGGTTCCCTGGGGAAGAAAAGTTTAAAAGCCCTGGTTAGACCATCTACCAGCTCCAGCTGGGAAGACCATCTACCAGCTGGGAAGACCATCTACCAGCTCCAGCTGGGAAGACCATCTACCAGCTCCAGCTGGGTAGACCATCTACCAGCTCCAGCTGGGTAGACCATCTACCAGCTCCAGCTGGTTAGACCATCTACCAGCTCCAGCTGGTTAGACCATCTACCAGCTCCAGCTGGTTAGACCATCTACCAGCTCCAGCTGGGTAGACCATCTACCAGCTCCAGCTGGTTAGACCATCTACCAGCTCCAGCTGGGTAGACCATCTACCAGCTCCAGCTGGGTAGACCATCTACCAGCTCCAGCTCGTTAGACCATCTACCAGCTCCAGCTGGGTAGACCATCTACCAGCTCCAGCTGGGTAGACCATCTACCAGCTCCAGCTGGTTAGACCATCTACCAGCTCCAGCTGGGTAGACCATCTACCAGCTCCAGCTGGGTAGACCATCTACCAGCTTCAGCTGGGTAGACCATCTACCAGCTCCAGCTGGGTAGACCATCTACCAGCTCCAGCTGGGTAGACCATCTACCAGCTCCAGCTGGGTAGACCATCTACCAGCTCCAGCTGGTTAGACCATCTACCAGCTCCAGCTGCTTAGTGATATGATGGCATGAATTTTGGGGAGAATGAACACTCTTGTATTTGGCTCCTCCTCTCGCCCCCCTTTTCCCTAGGGATGCGCGCGTGGTGCTCAGCGTCAGCACTGTTAATTGCATGGAGTGTCATCAAGAGAGccttttttgtcatttttttttatcaacctttaactaggcaagttaggaacaaattcttattttacaatgacatccTGCCCCGGCGAAACTCTCCCCTAACCtgaacgatgctgggccaattgtgcaccgccctatgggactcccgatcacggcatgttgtgatacagcccgggatcgaacccaggtctgtagtgacgcctctatcactgagatgcagtgccttagactgctgcgccactcgggagcccaaagaaCCTAGGAAGGGATGTAGAGTATGGGCATAGCACACCTTAGTGGAGGAATGTGTTTTAACTGTATGTGCCTAATTATAGGCTACTTTGCAGTACTGTTATGATAAAATGTGTCATGAAGTGTTACGGTGTGAAATATCTGTTCTGGAATGCACTATTCCCACGTATATTTATGCATTTCAACTttttcacttttttatttttttttacattcttgGGTTATTGAGATGGGTAGATGTGATGCTGCCGTtgctgtgacagacagacagacaagggtAAGGAATTAAATtctgtgagagagaaaaaaaattggcACCAGACTATAGTTTTGTTTCACTGTCTTAGTCTACAAGGCTTCTTCAGGTTCCAAGAAcaatctaccccccccccctctgtaTGACCACAGTACCCTCTAGTGAACAAAATGTAGTAAGGCAATGTCCCAAATAATATTCCCacttactacagtatgtacagtcaACTACAATATAacaatgtacagtggcttgcaaaagtattcacccccttggcatttttcctattttgttgccttacaacctggaattaaaatatatttttttgggggggagtatcatttgatttacacaagatgcctaccactttgaagttgcaaaatatttttttactgcGAAACAAcaagaaataataataaaaaaagaaaacttgaacgtgcataactattcaccccccaaagtgaatactttgtagagccacctttttcaGCCCATGCTCTTCCCggagcaagaggaagaggtcggcataccctcggcccagatgtttgtcaccgtacctggaagagagctcggttggctcttctcaagaccactTCCCTGTATCGACGACAAGCGGACCACCACCGGACCCTGGCTTCCCGGTATCAtctcgggca encodes:
- the LOC106568881 gene encoding epidermal retinol dehydrogenase 2; amino-acid sequence: MNFLLETLQLIVMSMYYNIEAFVRLFIPFKKKNITGEIVLITGAGSGIGRLMAERFAPLGVSLVLWDVNQEGMKETARLVKEKGTTRVHCYLCDCGDKAKVYRVADQVKREVGDVSILINNAGIVTGKNFMDAPDSLIEKTLEVNTMAHFWTYKAFLPAMTANNHGHLVSVASTAGMIGVNGLADYCASKFAAIGFAESVALDLLAAGKDGVKTTIVCPHFMNTGMFDGCSSKWPLLVPVLDPDYVAKKIIEAILTDQVYLLLPKSMYILMGMKKILPFKTGNLLGMYLGALNFMDAFKGRVKKEA